One Halobacteriovorax sp. GB3 genomic window carries:
- a CDS encoding FHA domain-containing protein, producing MIKLKVLKSPDIEKLVPFTFNFDQIKIGSKKSCDIYLKDMAIKKQVLTLKVKDDRVLVTGENSELFYKINGKKISGSKLLRVGDLITIGETQLLLESAKENWNPITVNFEEKISNAINETPEMKEIFDLLEKEVIIAGKEKDA from the coding sequence ATGATAAAACTTAAAGTTCTTAAATCACCAGATATAGAGAAGCTCGTACCCTTCACTTTCAATTTTGATCAAATCAAGATTGGGTCAAAAAAATCCTGTGATATTTACTTGAAAGATATGGCCATAAAGAAACAGGTTTTAACTTTAAAAGTTAAAGATGATAGAGTTCTTGTTACAGGTGAAAACTCGGAGCTTTTTTACAAAATAAATGGAAAGAAAATATCTGGGTCTAAACTTCTAAGAGTTGGCGATTTAATTACGATCGGTGAAACTCAGTTATTATTAGAATCAGCGAAGGAAAACTGGAATCCAATTACAGTTAATTTTGAAGAAAAGATTTCAAATGCAATAAATGAGACTCCTGAGATGAAAGAGATTTTTGATCTCCTTGAAAAAGAAGTCATCATAGCTGGAAAAGAAAAAGATGCTTAA
- a CDS encoding alpha/beta fold hydrolase, whose translation MLKTNYSAYKYTDQNTKILYSTNFEIKNIKKDEPLLVFNYGLVCSNAHWMYQLPYFENLGYQILIHDYRCHFSSECSDGIETCTFQNIANDLHSILKDINSKNVHMIGHSMGVNVTLEYARLYPEFIKSQTLISGTVLPPQDIMFDSNIVDITSPYIEDVAKNFSDLFESIWKSSYKNPIARLAVLRGGFNPKKTSDDFVQLYMKRIGELNSDLFFHLLNQMKEHDIINDLEKIKTPTLIIGGDKDKVIPNYLQKILYQYIKNSELYIVKDGSHVPQVDFPDSINDRISRFLNS comes from the coding sequence ATGCTTAAAACAAATTATAGTGCCTATAAATACACAGACCAAAACACCAAAATCCTGTACTCAACTAATTTTGAAATCAAGAACATAAAAAAGGATGAGCCTTTACTCGTTTTTAATTACGGCCTAGTTTGCTCCAATGCACACTGGATGTATCAACTACCCTACTTTGAAAATCTAGGATATCAAATCCTCATTCATGATTATAGATGTCACTTTTCATCTGAATGCAGTGATGGAATTGAGACTTGCACCTTTCAAAATATTGCTAACGACCTTCATTCAATTTTAAAAGATATTAATTCGAAAAATGTTCACATGATCGGGCATAGTATGGGCGTGAATGTGACATTAGAATACGCACGTCTCTACCCTGAATTCATAAAATCACAAACACTGATATCCGGAACAGTCTTACCACCACAAGATATTATGTTCGACTCGAATATTGTCGACATAACATCGCCTTATATTGAAGATGTTGCTAAGAACTTTTCCGATCTATTCGAATCTATTTGGAAAAGTTCATATAAAAACCCCATTGCAAGACTTGCTGTTTTAAGAGGTGGGTTTAATCCGAAAAAAACAAGTGATGATTTTGTTCAACTGTATATGAAGAGAATTGGTGAACTTAATAGCGATCTCTTTTTTCATCTACTTAATCAGATGAAAGAGCATGATATTATAAATGATCTCGAGAAGATAAAAACACCTACTCTCATCATTGGTGGCGATAAAGATAAAGTTATTCCTAACTATCTTCAAAAAATTCTCTATCAATATATTAAGAATTCAGAACTCTATATCGTAAAAGACGGAAGCCATGTTCCTCAAGTCGATTTTCCAGACTCTATTAATGATAGAATTTCACGATTTTTAAATTCTTAA
- a CDS encoding TIGR04552 family protein, which translates to MNRPDYLSKYIFDWEVFDVVIGGKSSLDSKFLGDQKFNIDKVNSFLKSYGLDPSDNISKAELFGNFQEALQFIRRYFLKEGSRDGLDLKIPNSLYMVTDISDVFLTATGADPSKTYEEKLWCEIVLKIMHTILHVDKDLRSSYFNVIQTQIFDKFYKYLYRDEEQNLFLGTSDNKYQIPLIDFETKSKKTRDSVIIKLLHKAENVAEELFDRIGVRVITKTRFDSLLAVKFFVENNVIIPHNIKPSRSVNTMVNLDNFRRRHSEILRMALRNNLSEERFLQALNREIMENGFSSKNSDRNLHSKKGYQSIQFTCRQLIKYKNPFMTEFHDLRKLAKKADENDELRKKILSMDFSLIARDVRFFYPFEVQVVDVDAHKQNTEGEASHQEYKRSQKISAMKRVFKDLLQYKNMNVD; encoded by the coding sequence ATGAATAGACCTGATTATTTATCTAAATATATTTTTGACTGGGAAGTTTTTGATGTTGTTATTGGCGGCAAGTCTTCGCTTGATTCAAAGTTCCTGGGAGATCAGAAATTCAATATAGATAAGGTGAACTCTTTTCTTAAGAGTTATGGTCTTGATCCAAGTGATAATATTAGTAAAGCTGAGCTCTTTGGGAACTTTCAAGAGGCCCTTCAGTTTATCCGACGTTATTTCCTTAAAGAGGGAAGTCGTGATGGCCTTGATCTTAAAATACCAAATTCACTATATATGGTTACTGATATCAGTGATGTATTTTTAACGGCCACAGGTGCTGATCCTTCAAAGACTTATGAGGAGAAGTTATGGTGTGAGATCGTTTTAAAAATCATGCATACTATTTTACATGTTGATAAGGATCTCCGTTCTAGCTACTTTAATGTCATTCAGACTCAGATTTTTGATAAGTTTTATAAGTATCTGTATCGCGATGAAGAGCAAAATTTATTTCTAGGGACAAGTGATAATAAATATCAAATCCCATTAATAGATTTTGAAACGAAGTCTAAGAAAACTCGTGATAGTGTTATTATTAAACTTCTTCATAAGGCTGAAAATGTCGCTGAAGAATTATTTGATAGAATTGGAGTAAGAGTCATCACCAAAACTCGTTTCGACTCGCTTCTTGCTGTGAAGTTTTTTGTTGAGAATAACGTCATCATTCCTCACAATATCAAGCCTAGTCGTTCAGTAAATACGATGGTGAATCTGGATAATTTTAGAAGAAGACATAGTGAAATTCTAAGAATGGCATTACGTAATAATCTTTCAGAAGAGCGTTTTTTACAGGCTCTAAATAGAGAGATTATGGAAAATGGATTTTCTAGTAAAAACTCTGATCGAAATCTTCACTCTAAGAAAGGTTATCAATCAATTCAGTTCACATGTAGACAGTTGATCAAATATAAAAATCCATTTATGACAGAATTTCATGACCTTCGTAAACTAGCTAAGAAGGCCGATGAAAATGATGAACTCAGAAAGAAGATTCTTTCAATGGATTTCTCTCTTATTGCTAGAGATGTTCGATTCTTTTACCCATTTGAAGTTCAAGTTGTAGATGTCGATGCTCATAAGCAAAATACTGAAGGTGAGGCATCTCACCAAGAGTATAAGAGAAGTCAAAAAATATCTGCTATGAAGAGAGTTTTTAAAGACTTACTTCAATACAAAAATATGAACGTAGATTAA
- a CDS encoding phosphatidylglycerophosphatase A family protein — MNDNKRLNALSLENLFLSFFGVGHIPWAPGTFGTLATMPFLYALGAFGTPFFFLIPFIVITFIISCFITDHVQKQLKVEDPSWIVIDEVLGIMVTWLFLQSHHWIHYVVIFIFFRFFDIVKIWPANYVDKNVKNGIGTILDDIISGVYAGLLYLILTKLNIL; from the coding sequence ATGAATGACAATAAGAGACTTAACGCCCTTAGCCTAGAAAACCTTTTCCTCTCCTTTTTTGGAGTTGGCCATATCCCATGGGCCCCTGGAACTTTTGGAACACTAGCTACAATGCCATTTCTCTATGCTCTTGGTGCATTTGGTACACCATTCTTTTTTCTTATTCCTTTTATTGTTATTACCTTTATTATCTCGTGTTTTATTACTGACCATGTTCAAAAACAGTTAAAAGTTGAGGATCCATCATGGATCGTTATCGATGAAGTACTCGGGATCATGGTTACATGGTTGTTTCTACAATCGCATCACTGGATTCATTACGTTGTCATTTTTATTTTCTTTCGATTTTTCGATATTGTGAAAATTTGGCCAGCAAATTACGTCGATAAAAACGTCAAAAACGGTATTGGTACAATCTTAGATGATATTATAAGTGGTGTTTACGCAGGGCTCCTATACCTAATTCTTACAAAATTAAACATTCTCTAA
- the recA gene encoding recombinase RecA, translating into MATKSTTVDANKKKALDLALSSIEKQFGKGAIMKLDADSNTPEKIPAISTGCLGLDLGLGIGGVPKGRIIEIYGPESSGKTTLTLHIAAECQKEGGTVAFVDAEHALDTVYASNLGVDIPNTLISQPDSGEQALEIADMLVRSGAVDLLIVDSVAALTPRAELEGDMGDTHVGLQARLMSQALRKLTGSISRSNCTVIFINQLRMKIGVMFGNPETTTGGNALKFYSSVRLDIRRTGAIKDGDNVVGNRTKVKVVKNKVAPPFKVIEFDIMYGQGISKSGDLLDLAVENKIVDKAGAWFSYNNAKIGQGRENSKRFLEENTEIMEEIKNKILVIHGLAEGPVETLAEEVNTETGEIIEEEVTATKKTKKSKKTVQ; encoded by the coding sequence ATGGCAACAAAATCTACTACAGTCGATGCAAACAAAAAGAAAGCACTAGACCTAGCTCTTTCATCTATTGAAAAGCAATTTGGTAAAGGTGCCATCATGAAGCTTGATGCTGACTCAAATACTCCTGAGAAGATTCCTGCAATCTCTACTGGATGTCTTGGTTTAGACCTTGGTCTTGGAATTGGTGGAGTGCCTAAAGGTAGAATCATTGAAATTTATGGTCCAGAGTCTTCTGGTAAAACAACACTTACTCTTCATATCGCAGCTGAGTGTCAAAAAGAAGGTGGAACAGTTGCCTTCGTTGATGCTGAACATGCTCTAGATACGGTTTATGCTTCTAATCTGGGCGTTGACATCCCTAACACACTTATTTCACAACCAGATAGTGGTGAACAGGCTCTAGAAATTGCGGATATGCTCGTACGCTCAGGCGCAGTAGACCTTCTCATCGTTGACTCTGTTGCAGCACTTACTCCAAGAGCTGAACTAGAGGGAGACATGGGAGACACACACGTAGGTCTTCAAGCTCGTCTAATGTCACAAGCTCTTCGTAAACTAACTGGTTCAATCTCAAGATCAAACTGTACAGTTATTTTCATCAACCAACTTAGAATGAAAATTGGTGTTATGTTCGGTAACCCAGAGACAACAACTGGTGGTAACGCTCTTAAATTCTACTCATCTGTGAGACTAGATATTAGAAGAACTGGTGCTATCAAAGATGGAGACAATGTTGTTGGTAACAGAACGAAAGTTAAGGTTGTAAAAAACAAAGTAGCTCCACCATTCAAAGTCATCGAATTTGATATAATGTACGGACAAGGTATTTCAAAAAGTGGTGACCTTCTTGACCTAGCTGTTGAAAACAAAATCGTTGATAAAGCTGGTGCATGGTTCTCTTACAACAATGCAAAAATTGGTCAAGGACGTGAGAACTCGAAACGCTTTTTAGAAGAGAATACTGAAATTATGGAAGAAATTAAAAACAAAATTTTAGTTATTCACGGACTAGCAGAAGGACCTGTCGAAACTCTAGCAGAAGAAGTAAATACTGAAACTGGAGAGATCATCGAAGAAGAAGTGACAGCTACAAAGAAGACAAAGAAAAGTAAAAAAACTGTTCAATAA